The segment atttgaaaaccgcctgaccctgcgggccagcaccaaaacttcccgctgttttcgagctcaaaaatttgttaggcCGGTAAAACATACTTccactgaaaaattataatttttgtccgatGATATCTTTGGatggaatgaaccgatttgaacgttcttggtggcaatcgaaagggctcagcAAGATTTGaaactgattacatttttacgttttaagttatacgcaaaaaaccaaaaacaaaaaaaattttgaatttttattattcgtataactcgtaaactacaTGAACGATCTTCCCCAAAGTCTAATCAATTCTAAGTTTTGGTCGGCTctgtcgattgccaccaagaactttcaaatcggttgatttgttccaaagatatcgtcggacaaaaaaagtatacacacacacacatacagaaaaaaaatttatcttgagacaagaaaatatttttgaagacaaacgttttcgggaaccaagtcaagattttcttgagccaagagaattcgtcttggttggagaagatttttactttatctaagaaaatttaggtctccaaaaaaattttcttgaatcaagaatatttaccttcagtcgagaattttttttttgtgtgcacATACACACGGACGTTCATACGGGAATAGTCAgtatagcttcctaggacctcaaaacgtcgacatctgataaaaactcgagtttcgaaaatcggaccgaaaccaataactttttttgaaaatttgaaattttcttagcgggaagttaaaaataaataaatcaaaatttgaacttttccATGTCTAATTTAACATCTtctccatttatttataaaatgactAGTTTGTTGTCGTGATTTATGAATCCCTCCTTTAGCAAGTCATTTTACCCCTACCTCCCCtatcttaaaattaaattccgaGTATCGGAATAATTACCAACTTTCAATAGCGCTTGAATTACaatctaaatttaatatctcTAATCTATATTTCCCAGTGAACTTtaccaattatttttcttcattagggttaattaataataacaaaaaaaaccaacaataataaataaatcccaGCGTTGAATTTCCGAAAAAAGGGCCATTAGCCCTCTCCCCTTTTACTCCTGCCATTAAGACAATCCCTAGGCAATAAAAAACCTaagaaaatttccataaaccaaaagtttaataattatttagtcaTTATATCCCAGTAGCCCAGTTACAAACTCGTTAAACAAAACGAGGCAACTATGTCGATGGTCAAAAGTCGACTGTCCTCACAATGCACGCACTTTTCCCCCTTTTTTTATCCCCAGTATCCTCGACACCCACACCCTGGCATCCTCACACCCCAACCCCAACCCCAACCCCATATATCCATCTTTTACTCCACAAAAGCACAGATAGTGCGCGCCATGCGCTACGCTTGCGCCCTAAGCAGACTGAGCCGTCGCCGCGGCTACGTCGGTCGGTCGGTCGCACGACGTCGAGGACTCGCGCGAACGTCGACGCCTCCAGTCAGCCTTCAGCGAGCCAAAGCTCTTTAATCTTAAACTTTTATCTCGCTCTCTCTCggcgatttataaacttgccCAAGTCGGTTGACACCCGAGTAAACAAAcaacttaaattaattaataattaaatatcttgCGCGATTTCAGAGAGTCAGTATTTACTTTTCACACTTCCCAAGTCTTCAAATAAACcttcaattaatttgttttaattaacgacctcaaattataatttcacaaattttttaaattatttgtccaagtggttaaaattttttttcattttattttttttttttttatatgttttatCTTAAACCCTATTCGTCCAACCTGTCGGATTGACTTGGACCGAGTACTCATCAGTTCAGTGACACagacataataaattaataataataatagtaaaaataataatcgatattattaattgtgaggtgattttatttaaaaaaaaaaaaaatcctaaactTTTAAGTGGGCCGACAATGCAAGTTGAGTGCACCTGCGACACGCGACTTGACGCACGTTAgcagtgaaaaataataaaattaatttgtaaaaagtGAAGTGAATTCGATTATCGAACACATTTATTTGAGGggttgaattaataataataaataataaataaaaaaaaaaaaaaaaaaaaaaaaaagtaaatattttttgataaaaaaaaaaaagaggacaGTACGTTCTCTCGTCGTCGTCGTGCGATGCTCGAGGCTGAAGTAGTGACACGTATAAGACGTGAGTCCGCACGTTTCAAGAGGTAGCACCACGAAAGATCACTAGCTAATCAGCTGctcttattattatcattgttacgTAATTCACGGCCAAggcgacgacgacgacgacgaagACGAAAGACAACAAAGTTTATTCTTCtgttcaataatatttataaaactatataaacatatataaatagccgtcaattatttatttatcacttttatttttgtctcttatcaattactgataaaaaatttttaatggacaATTTGGTCACGTAAACAAATGGTCGATTTTTagtgaaatttcataaactgaaattaaatatccgacgtaaaaaaaaaagaaaaaaaaaatcgaaattaaaatttcgaattaaaTGACAATTTGATACAGTGATTTAATTAACTGTGTAAATAAAGTGtacagtttaataaataacttaagTGCGTGGCTCATTTCCCTTAATcctaaattcaaataattgccattgacttttataaattataatagatttaaaaaaaaattatatttaaagtaGACGTAAAACGAGAGCAGGCAGGAGTAAATTCCTTCGTGGAGTTACaagatcaaataaaaataaataattaattattaataaagttaagatctctaatttatttgttatattgttgtagaatattaatattaaaaaaaataataataataataataaacaggTCGGAGCAGTACGGGTGACTAGCCTTCTTAAAGCctatatgataataaatttatcatcggCGTCATTAGCACGGCActcaattgttataaaaaaatatttaattaataaggaaggataaataattaggcgagaaaaatttaattgtaaaataaaggggaaatttttgggtgaataaaaaaaatatacgagctggttaattaattgatagacGGTTTAATTAAGTAGaaggataattttaataaaaaagatattaaatatatcagtTCCTCTTTATTTTATCCTCAGAGCCCCTCTATTTTCAcccactcactcactcactgaGAGGGTGTTCACTAACGCGAGCAATAAGCAgctgaatattttaaaaaattcaaactcgCCTTTAATTTTTATCCCTCCTTCCCCTCCTCCTCCGTCTCGTTTTAAAAACGGGCCTCACATTTTGTAACTGAGGTGGACTGACGGAGTTCGGGGACCAATTTAATAGCAcgcaatttttgaatattatttgcttgtcaatttcattataaatatattcaattagtatatcatatatagtatttataattacatatacatatatatatttattaaatagtgTACAATATAATTGTCACTGTAgtctatttattttgtatataataaatattcctAGTCTTATTGTAATCCCACTGGGCCGTTACAAAACGCACAATatgagcaataaattttaaatttaaaaaattgaaaaataatttaaaaaaaaaaaatctgtattaataaaataatataagtaataaatataaagaccgtccaaaataaaatcagtaaattaaaaaataaaagtgaaaagtgtgtaacgaaaaaataaaacggaTTAATAAATGTGTAGGCGATGAGGCCATCCTGAATCGGGCATGTTGGCCTTGGCCTCACCGAGATGCTACGAGAGGTATCAAAGTCTACAGAACGAAgaggtaaaaatatatattacaaagtACGTAGACGAGGAACTTTATCAGAAGAATTCAGTAAAAGGGATAATAGTATCAGTGTCTTGGATAGTAACATTTATGTTTTTACTACTGTCTCCCGCGGCGGGTTTACCGTTGACTCAAAGCACCTTGAGCTCAACGATAGCGACGACGGAGTTGGATCCGATGACGGAAACAACAAGTGGATCACATATAACGTGGATACGATAGCAAAAGCTTGGGTCGAAGGTGCAAGTCATGCCGGGCTACGAGGGCGCGGTGATTAACGTCATCAGCGCCAGTGATAGTCTGGCGTCGACGAGCATCTTCGAGGTTAACATGAATAACAATACGTCTGTTACTTATGATTCGTCTCCATCAAACACCAGTAATATTTATACTGTCATTACACCATCGTACGAGTCGACGACAGCCGTAATTTCGTCCTCGACTACGGAGGAACAGGAACGAGGAAGTGAAGAGGAACAAGTTGGAAGAGGGGAAGAACAAGAGGCAGAAGAGGAGACAATTACAGACTTAAATATTTGTAGTGGCTGTCTATTTAAGCAAACAAGACTTGAAGAAGAGGAGGAAGAAGACGAAGGTTATGCGTCAGGGGATGAGTCCATTGATTCGATAGATCGTGAgagcgaaaaaataaatgttgattTAATTGAAGAGGAATTTAAAGACACTGGGTTACTATTTAGTTCCGAGGAGGATTTTATCACCATGGACGAGTTCAATGGTAGTTATTTTAACAAAAGCTATGAGGAGTTTagtataaatgataataataatagcagaGATGACAACGAAACTTATATCGAAGGTCTGTATCCGTCGGGCTACAGCCTGATACAGATAATATTTGCCTCGATTGCGGCGACGATACTCATGATTATTGTCGTCGTTGGGAATATGCTCGTTATAATAGCAATCGCGACTGAAAAGGCGCTCAAGAATATTCAGAACTGGTTCATCGCGAGTTTGGCGGttgctgatttttttttgggcctTATAATAATGCCCTTTTCGTTGGCCAACGAGATAATGGGCTACTGGATATTTGGGTACTGGTGGTGTGATATTTACTCGGCGATGGACGTGCTACTGTGCACCGCGAGTATTATGAATCTGTGTTTGATAAGCTTGGATAGATACTGGAGCATTACACAGGCTGTTAAGTATCTCAAGAAACGGACTCCGGCAAGGGCCTTTTTTATGATCACGCTTGTTTGGATTCTCTCCGCGCTTATTTGCATCCCACCGCTTTTGGGCTGGAAAAGACCCAGTCCTGAAGAGGAGTTTCCCAAGTGCAaggtaattttactttattaatcattttaattactgtacgttattttatttcactgaTCGGTTATACGGTTTCGGCCCCGTctctgttatattttttaaacacctgaaaatttattgaacttACGGATAAATAGTAATGAAAAAGGGAAGTCGTGGCACCACCAAATGATCGCGAATTCTTGTAGAACTCGacgaaatgattttttttcaaataataacttcttcaaaaatggactaattcagaggtttttttttttcaaaattttcatctttaaacggactttccgaaaaaaaatacaaaaaaattgaagatatgaaaatctatgaaatatttcactttttggaaaaaattgcatttttctcgaaatccatttttctcagaaactaagcgagatatcgaaaattttatactttaagaaaGTCTTATTTCGTCGAGTTCTACAAGAATTTGCGGTCAATTATCGGCGCCACGGAAATTGTAGAATCCCCTAAAATTGCACCGAAATTTTTCACAACGTTCCTTATCCGTTATTGTGTTCGTTAATGAACgattttctcaaaattatgatatatttatatatataggggaagggggggcaaaacgggatgcttaacgaaaaatttagtttttagggacataaatatcgtaaattggcttcattttgattctatttaaaataaatataacgaattttagactgccatcagaaaaaaaatttttattttctgcgggcaaaatgggataccccaaaaaaaagtaaattttttttttttttttttttcaagtgaataaaattgatgtaatactgtctttctaaattgatgtaagtaataaaatttactctcaacatatttttaaagaagtttttccttattatttcttttcaaaatttgaaattggcgccaatattatacttttcgcaaaaaatataaaaatgttttttttttagcttttaatagtgtaaaatgatactaaatgtcatttttgaccattttcgaaagtttttcgaaaaaaaaaaattttgacgaaattttgagggtatcccattttgccggcctatcccgctttgcccccccccccctcccatCCCCTATATATATTCCCCAGAAGAATGCAAatgaacttaatttttttagagtatcctcagatttatttttgtctaccgaaatttaaactaaataataaaaatattaaatattttttgtcacCTATTTCTTGttcatgtataaatatattcatattcATATACATATGAGATTGTTATGTTGCCTAAAGGcagagaaaaagaaaataaaaagtgagCTGTCGGTAACAGCGaggtatattattttttactttattggATTCTTTTGCACCAGTACGTGAAAAAAAAGCATATAAACACATTTATTCACacacatcgatatatttacatgtatatatatttaaaatatacactGAAAGTTGACCCATTTTATAAAAGCATACGCTGAGTGAACCAAATACGTATCACCTTGCGTGATAAATTTAACTTCTCTTTTAACTTTTCTccttttaattcattttccATTTTCTGTCTCTATGCTTGTTCTGAATCCATCTGTTCTACGGATActattgacaaaaaatattattttggtCATTCGAATTATTATATATCGAGCCGCAGGTACTACCGGAAAATAATTTCGCTACAGATCCAAGTCCTCGAGGCTGTCAGCGCTGTTCATTTCGATTGTCAGCGACGTCAATCCGTTTGCCGACTAAAAAAATACCCAAAAGTTTATGAAAACCCGAATCGCGACTGTCACTCGCTGGACGGACTCGTTAAAAATCGTCTGatctacacaaaaaaaatgtctcgtatttttgttttaaaaaaatggcatTGTGACAATTTtcggaaattgaaatttttaatgaggcCCGAGTCTGGGCTCGTGAAAAAATGTCATTCAATAATATTGACATCTATGTTATTAATAGGGCCAGgatttttgcgttaatttaaaaataatttataattagtggtatgaaactttttatactacgggaaaaatattggtcttatgaaaaaagttttcaaacgaaagttataggaaatttaattttctaaaaaaaatgtctcttataattttttcttaggactaataagaaagccgtaatttcaaaatcaagattttcttgattaaccaaattttgaatcattcattatgaatcttaatttttgaattacggtgaaaatattggtcctattaaaaaagttttcaaacaaaagttgtagaaaatttaattttctaaagaaaatgtttcttatgattttcttgtacgaccaattttttcaccgtaatttcaaaattaagattttcataatttcccaaattttgaatcattcattatgaatcttaatttttaaattacggtgaaaaaattggtcgtacaagaaaatcATACGAGACATTTTCtttagaaaatcaaatttccaacaatttttgttcgaaaacttttttactaagaccgatattttccccgtaatatcaaaaatttgaactactCATTTCAAAGCTAAgacaaaaatcttgtccctagttataaataataatgacaattattattactttgttttttatttgccCTGCACTCGGGCCGGctattacttaaaatttacatCGTATAGGAATTCTTTTTCTCTTGCGCGATCAATGTTGACTGTAGTTGTGCGCTTAAGTAACTCTTGAagtttaattaagtaaattttctaagtaCTCGAGTGTACAAATTTAAAGGAAAATATAGAGAAGAGGATAAAGAAGAAGAGGAAGAAGTGAAATTAAGAAGCAGTAGTGGGATAGTTTTATTTAAGAGTTAAcatttttatcgatttaaataaattaaatatttaattaacttgatagtttgatattttattcatcgttttaattatttgtacagCCAAAGTATAATTTTGTGCTGTTTAACTTATGATAAGTCggctattatttaaattatttatcttaaaatAACCAAACTTTGctgttgttttatttaattttatgaaaagaaaaagaaaaattttaacttacataaaattaaattaattatttcaagtcattaaattaattacaagttAAATGGTGGATTTGACGTTGACTTGAActactttttataaaagtacttttattacttcaaatatacatttttttttttaaatattaaaatataaatttataaattttgattcagaattttgtattttacttGTTTGTTGTCAAGTGAATTCAATATAGCATCGTATCGAAAAtacaatatcaattttttttggtgtTGCATTGATATACCGGTACGATATTACCATTTTAAGAAGTAGACAGAGAAGCAgcggaataaaaataaaaagtaccgggagttgaaaaataaaaaaaaataaatagcttgaaaaattttccattccGACGATGTCTCGTATCTTCTTGACAGAACGCAACCTCATTCACAGAGTTGACACTTAGTAGACGTGTCCTCGAACGATTTCCAATTCATCGAACATCATTTACTGATGCTCATCGTAAATACGCGCAGATGTAATAAATTCacattcattataatttttccccTAATAAACTACACCCCCTCCTCTCCTTAAATCAaaggataataattttttatattttaattccaCTGACTAAATTAAAGAAtcgtcgagacaaaatttaattaactgtcTGAGGTAAAATGAcatcatttcatataaatttttctttattcttcATAAGAAATGGGCCAAGCTACCCcccttcctttttttttaaatttttaccaaaagTTTTAAGCCCGCAGTTTCATCTTAATTGACCACTTTACCCCTTCTTCTTTGGACcgtgaaaatttttaggcaaaaaaaaaaatttttctttaaaagtGTTGCATCTTACCCCATTTATGAGAGGTATATTTATcactagatatatatatttatcacttgaaataatgatactgaagttagccgacgtttaataatttttgaaattttttcaacaccacaaattataaaaaaaaaaatattttaaaaaattgcacttatagtttttttaattttctacaagtgcatattttcagtttttttcttaaaataatttttcgtattcaggaaaaaaaacaaaaaagaaaatttggtctgagatgtacctgaagatcagaaCGTTCTTAgcgcaacgaaaaaaaaaaaattggaaagtaaaaaatctactggatgactagatttctgaaatgtttcgcgtTTCAATGCTGGTATGTCAGCCAAAAATGTTAAGCCACCCCCAATTTCCGGAACTACCCCTTGAGTAGTCAATtacgtaactttttttcaggTGCATGGTCCGAGAATGTTAACGcgtttgaccaaaaaaaattgtccaattaaatatactattattgtagagtaataaaaaaaaaaaaattttaagccaCTTGAAATAAGTAGGATTATCGTTATCACAATATTTGACCCACACACAGACCCatcatattatataaaatattattattataatcactCGTCACTCTTTATTTTTGACTCTATCCGGCGGCTTTCAAGGTTCCCCGGAATATAATAGTCgattagataattattttgagtgACGGCATTAATACTAATAGTGATAGTAATACCAGTAATAGCTGGTGACGTTTATCGAATTAAAAAGCAACATTTAGTGATGAGCTTTACccgtgtgaaaaaaattcgttccaaaaagattaaaaaaaaaatccgcatgtggaacttctaaacatgagacagattagaacttcgaatggaacttttttagaacgttagtaattttgatggtaaaaaaaaaatttttatgagcgaatttaaagtaaaaaaaggacttttttggaacttttttagaatttcaaaaaattcaaaagtagtgatttttgaactattttgttATGTTTCTAGAACATCTTTATTCTACAAACGAtgcaaaaaaaagtgattttgaaaCGCCTTTTTTAGTTcacaaaaaagtcaaaagtggtgatttttgaacttttttgaaatgtttttaGAACGtctattttagttttataataggttttaaagtaatgatttttggaccatttttgaatgtttttggaacgtcttttttagtctataatataattaaaagtggtgattatggaacttttttggaatttccatataaaattccaaaaaatttccaaaaacgTCTTCTTTTTTGACGCTTTGCtcctaaaaacttttttttttatcatcaaaattactaacgttccaaaaaagttctattCGAAGTTCTTAtatgtctcatgtttagaagttccacatgcggaacttttttggaacgaattttttttacacaggaaagctttaaaaaaatcttcgaAATTGATGAATatccttaaaaataaatgcactaagtaaaataaattttgttttatttaaaataatttaatagtaaaaCTAAAATACTGACTCGTTTGGGATTCCCAGCTTTTTAGATGCTATCGAGGTGCACTATCGTGCACTGGCAGCTCGGGAAATTCTCGGGAATTGGAACGAATTACTTGgcacttttttacttttttattcttttatatatttatctctcTTGTGCTCTCTCGGTCTCTCACGGGTAGTAGATTCGAGCTTTCTACGTCCAACTATTCTTTCCCGCATCATTCTGTCTCATCCACTCTGAAGTCTTCCATTTCACTgctactattttattttttacttttattttttttttacgagttACTCGAGTGCGCTTTTTAGCTTCACCAAAATCCCACCTCATGTTCAAGATTATTGATTTCACGCGGTTCACCCACGAATTTATTTTGATCCCAGTGCAACTAGTTAAAGTCTTTCGGTTATTTGTCGATGAGAAATGTGGAAAATACAACCCAGTAATATAATAACGAAAAATAGAGCTtagattttttagatttaataaatcgctgaaataaatttattgaatttattgaaaaactttattccAACACTGTACTTAACCTCATTACTCATTATTGTTTTcagtacacagtaaaaaatattgtgtatttgtgttaaaaacggtccgagttaaattttttgtgttgattattttgtgtcaaatcaacacaattctctgtgttactttaaaatttttaatcgatctactattcaacactttaaaagtgttacctagtacaaaaatcgatattatcaacatttattaagtgttactttaaaatcaacacaaaaaaagtgttgaagcgACAGTtgaattgtgttaaaaaaatgtctttctTCTATTCACGCGGGAAGCGACATTAAGCATCAGTTTTACTtggttagttattatttttgtgacattaattttatttattttcaattagacatgaaaaaataaagttgacaaagttcatgattcgtatagtttaaaaaaaaaaaaaaaatatttaaaaaattgcatctgtggcttttttacttttctacgtgcgcacatttttattttttatttttttttcgtaattgatttgttgataaaaaaattgaaaaattgttaactgtctgctaactttaggatcatgtttactatcacaaaatagttaaatgttaaataataattgttgacacttttgataacctaaaaataattcatggtacaaaaataaaatgtaaaagttaacattttttttgtgtcaccattaacatttaaaaagtgttgaagttACTTCTCATATTACTCGAATtgtgtgttgaaattttaacacaaattttgtgtttaaattcaacacaaacagtctgtgttgaaaaataacacaaatattgtgtggaccgtttctaacatacagattgtgttgattttaacacaattttttttactgtacacACGCATtaatattcagagaaaaaggGGAGGGGGAAAACTGggtctggaaaaaaaattccaactgTAAGTTTTTTGTCCACAAATACTCGGTATTAATATGACCcggctggaaaaattttaatatgagccggaaattaaaaaataattcaatcaaattctgaataatttcatattaaaaatttttaaaagctgaTTAAAAATTCTGGATTGGTCGTAAAAAATTGGggtggcccattttaccccataatGTCCAGGTTGATCTTTTGTACTTTATATTAGGAAAACTTTAACgga is part of the Microplitis mediator isolate UGA2020A chromosome 11, iyMicMedi2.1, whole genome shotgun sequence genome and harbors:
- the LOC130677417 gene encoding alpha-2C adrenergic receptor gives rise to the protein MPGYEGAVINVISASDSLASTSIFEVNMNNNTSVTYDSSPSNTSNIYTVITPSYESTTAVISSSTTEEQERGSEEEQVGRGEEQEAEEETITDLNICSGCLFKQTRLEEEEEEDEGYASGDESIDSIDRESEKINVDLIEEEFKDTGLLFSSEEDFITMDEFNGSYFNKSYEEFSINDNNNSRDDNETYIEGLYPSGYSLIQIIFASIAATILMIIVVVGNMLVIIAIATEKALKNIQNWFIASLAVADFFLGLIIMPFSLANEIMGYWIFGYWWCDIYSAMDVLLCTASIMNLCLISLDRYWSITQAVKYLKKRTPARAFFMITLVWILSALICIPPLLGWKRPSPEEEFPKCKLSEDIGYVLYSALGSFYIPSCIMVFVYIRIYFAAKRRARRGIRKQPKPRPAAPPESPDIRQTSFTQSTSAAEPRLGHGINTIKNVATIENQAVQIPIVTCDFASDVSTSEADPGGGSTADEKDTLKVSVTLPMQKTNLMATLSVNGNEGQSGLATSATSSIPLTSRCRAPSVGIDVDMVSEFDPSSSDSGVVSRCAVVKPLKLRLCRPIFGRKAIGKIKRDNNSDGSSSRNNNQTGNNNSRDCGTPVEIIKPVKPRDPEREKRRIARKKEKRATLILGLIMGSFIACWLPFFFLYIVKPLFPFLSIPGQTFVIAFWLGYMNSALNPVIYTVFNKDFRRAFRRILYK